Proteins from a single region of Hordeum vulgare subsp. vulgare chromosome 6H, MorexV3_pseudomolecules_assembly, whole genome shotgun sequence:
- the LOC123402812 gene encoding uncharacterized protein LOC123402812, whose protein sequence is MASEFEVLKDTTAAAAAGGVAAAGDAEAAGEYLKDGVYTGAAYGDHEKLCHLVELEGRTSGPPSTIASPQPSTFSREEISACAICHGRRSRLLSQLSWIAVSVVVGIDLVVCTFVESVVVLLLYLCSSPLLCPD, encoded by the exons ATGGCGTCGGAGTTCGAGGTCCTCAAGGACACGACAGCTGCGGCCGCGGCCGGTGGGGTGGCCGCCGCGGGGGACGCGGAGGCGGCGGGGGAGTATCTCAAGGATGGCGTCTACACGGGTGCCGCGTACGGGGACCACGAGAAGTTGTGCCACCTCGTCGAGCTGGAGGG GCGCACCAGTGGGCCACCCTCAACAATCGCGTCGCCACAGCCCAGTACATTCTCGCGTGAAGAGATCTCAGCGTGCGCCATCTGTCACGGTCGGCGGTCCCGGTTGCTCTCTCAGCTTTCTTGGATTGCAGTTTCAGTGGTGGTGGGAATCGATTTGGTGGTGTGTACCTTCGTCGAATCGGTTGTTGTGCTGCTGCTTTACCTTTGTTCCTCCCCTCTCTTGTGCCCTGATTGA